One segment of Ureibacillus thermophilus DNA contains the following:
- the mnmA gene encoding tRNA 2-thiouridine(34) synthase MnmA encodes MVETRDPSQIRVVVGMSGGVDSSVAAYLLKQQGYDVIGIFMKNWDDTDENGVCTATEDYEDVIKVCNQIGIPYYAVNFEKEYWDKVFTYFLEEYKAGRTPNPDVMCNKEIKFKAFLEHALKLGADYLATGHYAQVQERDGEVLLLRGVDRNKDQTYFLNQLKQDQLQKVMFPIGHLEKSKVRQIAEEAGLATAKKKDSTGICFIGERNFKEFLSNYLPAQPGNMETLDGKVMGKHDGLMYYTIGQRHGLGIGGAGEPWFVVGKDLKRNVLYVEQGFHNEVLYSTSLKAINMSFTSNKPKPTKFTCTAKFRYRQEDTPVEVELLDGNRANITFQNPQRAITPGQAVVLYDGEVCLGGGTIDEVFKNGEKLTYVG; translated from the coding sequence ATGGTAGAAACAAGAGACCCATCACAAATTCGAGTCGTTGTTGGAATGAGCGGTGGGGTAGATTCATCTGTAGCTGCTTATTTATTAAAGCAGCAAGGCTATGATGTAATTGGCATCTTCATGAAAAACTGGGATGATACCGATGAAAACGGTGTATGTACCGCAACGGAAGATTATGAAGATGTCATCAAAGTCTGCAATCAAATCGGCATCCCTTACTACGCGGTAAATTTTGAGAAAGAATATTGGGATAAAGTATTTACCTATTTTTTAGAGGAATACAAAGCTGGAAGAACTCCAAATCCCGATGTCATGTGCAACAAGGAAATCAAATTCAAAGCTTTCCTTGAGCATGCATTAAAGCTCGGTGCAGATTATTTGGCAACAGGGCATTATGCGCAGGTGCAAGAGCGAGACGGCGAAGTCCTGTTATTGCGCGGTGTAGATCGAAATAAAGACCAAACCTATTTTTTAAATCAATTAAAGCAAGATCAACTTCAAAAAGTCATGTTCCCAATCGGACATCTTGAAAAGTCAAAAGTGCGCCAAATAGCGGAAGAAGCGGGATTGGCAACAGCAAAGAAAAAAGACTCGACAGGCATCTGCTTTATTGGTGAGCGTAACTTTAAAGAATTTTTAAGCAACTACTTGCCAGCCCAACCGGGGAATATGGAAACCCTTGACGGAAAAGTAATGGGAAAACATGACGGATTAATGTATTATACAATTGGACAAAGACACGGCCTTGGAATTGGCGGTGCAGGGGAACCTTGGTTTGTCGTTGGAAAAGATTTAAAACGCAATGTGCTGTATGTGGAACAAGGCTTCCACAACGAGGTGCTATATTCCACATCTTTAAAAGCCATTAATATGAGTTTTACATCCAATAAACCGAAACCAACCAAATTTACTTGCACAGCGAAATTCCGATATCGTCAAGAAGATACGCCGGTGGAAGTGGAATTATTGGATGGAAATCGCGCAAACATTACTTTCCAAAATCCGCAGCGGGCTATTACGCCTGGACAAGCAGTCGTTTTATACGATGGAGAGGTTTGCTTAGGCGGTGGAACGATTGATGAAGTATTTAAAAATGGAGAAAAACTAACTTATGTTGGATAA
- the hisA gene encoding phosphoribosylformimino-5-aminoimidazole carboxamide ribotide isomerase: MEFRPCIDLHEGKVKQIVGSTLGQENVVENFISEKDASYYAKLFQQDGLKGGHVIMLGPGNEEQAKLALSVYPDGLQIGGGITADNAKKWIDRGASHVIVTSYIFHDGKLDMERLEKLVEAIGKEHIVLDLSCRKRDGKWYVVTDKWTKFSDFEVNQENISFLERYCDEFLIHAVDVEGKKSGMQEELVQDLAKWTNIPTTYAGGVRSLEDLERFKELSGGKLHVTIGSALDIFGGNLSYRDVVAYCK; this comes from the coding sequence ATGGAATTTAGACCATGCATTGACTTACATGAAGGAAAAGTAAAGCAAATTGTCGGAAGCACATTGGGACAAGAAAACGTAGTGGAAAATTTTATTTCAGAAAAAGATGCTTCCTACTACGCGAAACTTTTTCAACAAGATGGCTTGAAGGGCGGGCATGTCATTATGCTGGGCCCTGGAAACGAAGAGCAGGCAAAATTGGCATTATCGGTTTATCCAGACGGCCTTCAAATCGGGGGCGGCATCACTGCGGATAATGCGAAAAAATGGATTGATAGAGGTGCCAGTCATGTTATTGTGACTTCTTACATATTCCATGACGGAAAATTGGATATGGAACGATTGGAGAAACTTGTGGAAGCCATAGGAAAAGAGCATATTGTCCTTGATTTAAGCTGCCGAAAACGAGACGGGAAATGGTATGTGGTAACAGATAAATGGACGAAATTCAGCGATTTTGAAGTGAATCAAGAAAATATTTCCTTCCTAGAACGATATTGCGACGAGTTTTTAATCCATGCCGTTGATGTGGAAGGGAAAAAAAGCGGCATGCAGGAAGAGCTTGTGCAAGATTTGGCGAAATGGACAAACATTCCGACTACTTATGCAGGCGGAGTTCGCTCCTTGGAAGATTTAGAACGATTTAAAGAATTATCCGGAGGGAAACTGCACGTTACCATTGGCAGCGCTTTAGATATTTTTGGAGGAAATTTATCTTATCGAGATGTCGTGGCATATTGCAAATAA
- the cymR gene encoding cysteine metabolism transcriptional regulator CymR, whose protein sequence is MKISTKGRYGLTIMIELAKHYGDGPLPLRKIAEEKNLSEAYLEQLVSPLRIAGLVKSVRGAYGGYLLAIPPSKISAADVIRVLEGPIQPVEGIEDEEPPQQQLWIRIRDAVKQVLDTTTIEDLANYNEETEYDGYMFYI, encoded by the coding sequence ATGAAAATATCAACAAAAGGTAGATATGGATTAACAATTATGATTGAACTAGCAAAACATTATGGGGACGGTCCACTTCCATTGCGCAAAATTGCGGAAGAAAAAAATCTTTCTGAGGCATACTTAGAACAATTAGTATCTCCTTTGCGCATCGCCGGGTTAGTTAAAAGTGTGCGCGGCGCATATGGCGGATATTTGCTTGCCATTCCACCAAGCAAAATTTCCGCTGCCGATGTAATCCGCGTATTGGAAGGTCCAATCCAGCCGGTTGAGGGAATTGAAGATGAAGAGCCGCCTCAGCAACAGCTTTGGATCCGGATTCGTGATGCGGTAAAGCAAGTGCTTGATACAACAACGATTGAAGATTTAGCAAACTACAATGAAGAAACTGAATATGACGGTTATATGTTCTATATTTAA
- the recD2 gene encoding SF1B family DNA helicase RecD2, translating into MKMGELFPLHIDKNFILGQPIVSIFHNASNMYSIVKVKIKETNLQYEEKEITVVGYFPPLDEELDYRFFGGLTTHPKYGLQFQVETFEREVPATEQGVIHYLSSDLFPGIGRKTAELIVKTLGADALKKIMENPYVLDEVPRLSEDKKITIRSTLEKNLGLDRIMIQLSEWGFGPQLGMKIYQTYREETIELLSQNPYRLTEEVEGVGFAKADELGKKLGIIGNHPDRIKAAVLFVLNQAALTEGHVYLEAEQLLPEVKEILEQSQTEEIPYESISAAVIELEEEGKICGEETRIYLPSLYYSEVGIATKILHFIKNNEHTKKFSKDEIRKAIGEAEERLEVTYAETQAKAIEQAINSSIMILTGGPGTGKTTVVRGIVEVFAELHGLSLNPIEYAKREEPFPIVLAAPTGRAAKRLSESTGLPAMTIHRLLGFNGQEKNNEEEIGREIHGRLVIIDEMSMVDTWLSHQLLKSIPPDAQVVLVGDQDQLPPVGPGQVLKDLLASNIVPTIELTEVYRQAEGSTIIEMAHQIKKGLVPDCLTAKTSDRSFIKASAEQIASVVTQVVKSAMAKGQSIRDIQVLAPMYKGPAGIDRLNKEIQELVNPNKDGTRKEVNYGDTIFRIGDKVLQLVNQPEKNVFNGDIGEIVAILKAKETVEKKDQVVVSYDGNEVVYDRSDLNQITLAYCCSIHKSQGSEFQTVIMPIVRSYAKMLRRNLIYTGITRAKNFLILCGEPEELKKGIERTDDLKRFTTLKIRLNPAEADEKETKINQHVVSDTVEEKKENEAIPLPPVLNAETVSKIHPMIGMDGITPYDFLDE; encoded by the coding sequence ATGAAAATGGGGGAACTTTTTCCTTTACATATTGATAAAAACTTTATTTTAGGCCAACCGATTGTTTCCATTTTTCATAACGCATCCAATATGTATTCCATAGTAAAAGTAAAAATAAAAGAAACGAATTTGCAATATGAAGAGAAGGAAATTACCGTTGTTGGATATTTTCCGCCTCTGGATGAAGAGCTGGATTACCGATTTTTCGGGGGCTTAACAACTCATCCAAAATACGGATTGCAATTTCAAGTGGAAACCTTTGAAAGAGAAGTGCCTGCCACTGAACAAGGAGTTATTCATTATTTATCAAGCGACCTGTTTCCGGGAATTGGACGGAAAACGGCGGAATTGATCGTGAAAACATTAGGGGCCGATGCGTTGAAAAAAATTATGGAAAATCCATATGTACTGGATGAAGTGCCAAGGCTATCTGAAGATAAAAAAATCACGATTCGAAGCACCTTAGAGAAAAATTTAGGATTGGACCGGATTATGATTCAATTAAGCGAGTGGGGTTTTGGTCCGCAGCTGGGTATGAAAATCTATCAAACATACCGGGAAGAGACGATTGAGCTATTATCCCAAAATCCATATCGCTTAACTGAAGAAGTGGAAGGTGTCGGTTTTGCCAAAGCGGATGAATTAGGAAAGAAACTCGGCATCATAGGAAACCATCCCGACCGCATTAAAGCGGCAGTGCTTTTTGTGTTGAACCAGGCAGCTTTAACGGAAGGCCATGTATATTTAGAAGCGGAACAACTTCTGCCGGAAGTAAAAGAGATTCTAGAACAAAGCCAAACAGAAGAAATCCCTTATGAATCCATATCGGCAGCTGTTATTGAATTGGAGGAAGAAGGGAAAATTTGCGGGGAAGAAACGCGAATTTATTTGCCGTCTCTTTATTACAGCGAAGTCGGCATCGCCACTAAAATTCTACATTTTATTAAGAACAATGAACATACAAAAAAGTTTTCAAAGGATGAAATCCGAAAAGCTATTGGCGAAGCGGAAGAGCGGCTGGAAGTAACCTATGCCGAGACGCAGGCAAAAGCCATTGAACAGGCAATCAATTCTTCGATTATGATTTTAACTGGAGGACCAGGAACTGGGAAAACAACGGTGGTTCGTGGAATTGTGGAAGTGTTTGCGGAACTGCATGGGCTCTCGTTAAATCCAATTGAATATGCCAAAAGGGAAGAGCCTTTTCCTATTGTTCTTGCAGCGCCGACGGGAAGAGCCGCAAAACGCCTTTCCGAATCAACCGGATTGCCAGCGATGACGATTCATCGTTTGTTAGGATTTAATGGACAAGAAAAAAACAACGAAGAAGAAATCGGACGAGAAATTCATGGGCGTCTTGTCATTATTGATGAAATGTCAATGGTGGATACTTGGTTAAGCCATCAATTGTTAAAAAGCATTCCGCCAGATGCGCAAGTGGTGCTTGTGGGAGACCAAGATCAATTGCCTCCGGTTGGTCCTGGACAAGTGTTGAAGGATTTATTGGCATCCAATATTGTGCCGACCATTGAACTGACAGAAGTGTACCGTCAGGCGGAAGGGTCAACGATTATTGAAATGGCCCATCAAATCAAAAAAGGTCTTGTTCCTGATTGTCTCACGGCCAAAACGAGTGACCGTTCTTTTATAAAAGCTTCTGCCGAACAAATTGCAAGCGTCGTCACACAAGTGGTGAAAAGTGCGATGGCAAAAGGGCAATCCATTCGAGATATTCAAGTGTTGGCGCCGATGTATAAAGGACCAGCTGGCATTGACCGTTTAAATAAAGAAATTCAAGAGCTTGTTAATCCAAATAAGGACGGAACGCGAAAAGAAGTGAACTATGGAGATACGATTTTCCGCATTGGCGATAAAGTATTGCAGCTTGTCAATCAGCCGGAAAAGAACGTATTTAATGGGGATATTGGAGAAATCGTTGCCATTTTGAAAGCGAAGGAAACCGTTGAAAAGAAAGACCAGGTGGTTGTTTCGTATGATGGAAATGAAGTGGTGTATGACAGGAGCGACTTGAATCAAATAACTCTGGCCTATTGCTGCTCCATCCATAAATCGCAGGGAAGCGAATTCCAGACGGTGATCATGCCGATTGTCCGCAGTTATGCCAAAATGCTTCGCAGAAACTTAATCTATACGGGAATTACCCGGGCAAAAAACTTTTTAATTTTGTGCGGCGAACCGGAAGAATTGAAGAAAGGCATCGAGCGCACCGACGATTTGAAGCGGTTTACGACTTTAAAGATTCGTTTAAATCCAGCCGAGGCGGATGAGAAGGAAACTAAAATAAATCAGCATGTTGTTAGCGATACAGTTGAAGAAAAAAAAGAAAATGAAGCAATTCCGCTTCCGCCTGTTCTTAATGCCGAAACCGTATCGAAAATCCATCCGATGATTGGCATGGATGGAATCACTCCTTATGATTTTTTAGATGAATAA
- a CDS encoding cysteine desulfurase family protein has protein sequence MKTFYLDHAATSPVHPEVIESITEAMSRVYGNPSSIHAAGRYARKVLDEARNTIAKSIGAKDTEIIFTSGGTEADNTAIFGVARALQTKGKHIITTAVEHHAVLQACEQLEKSGFEITYLPVDENGRISVESVKEALRDDTILVTIMFGNNEVGTIQPIKEIGELLKEHQAIFHTDAVQAYGLEKIDVNELQVDLLSVSSHKINGPKGIGFLYQREKTPLVATFYGGSQERKRRAGTENVHAAIGFAKAVEIAQREMEKRRETYLRFREIFLDVLNKEDIAYKVNGHQEYFLKHILNISFPGMDVESFLVNLDMNGICASSGSACTAGSIDPSHVLVAMFGKGAPELRNSIRFSFGLGLTEEDIKEAAERTAKIVKRITNN, from the coding sequence ATGAAAACCTTTTATTTAGATCACGCAGCAACTTCGCCAGTGCATCCAGAAGTGATTGAATCGATAACAGAGGCCATGTCTCGGGTATATGGGAATCCATCCAGCATCCATGCTGCAGGACGCTATGCAAGAAAGGTTTTGGATGAAGCAAGAAATACAATTGCAAAGTCAATCGGGGCGAAAGATACGGAAATCATTTTCACAAGCGGAGGAACAGAGGCGGACAATACGGCCATTTTTGGTGTAGCACGGGCTTTACAAACGAAAGGAAAACATATTATTACAACTGCTGTGGAGCATCATGCCGTTCTTCAAGCTTGTGAACAACTAGAAAAGTCTGGTTTTGAAATCACTTATTTGCCGGTTGATGAAAACGGTCGCATTTCCGTTGAATCCGTGAAAGAGGCATTGCGCGACGATACAATTCTAGTCACTATCATGTTTGGCAACAATGAAGTCGGCACGATTCAGCCAATTAAAGAAATAGGGGAACTGTTAAAGGAACATCAAGCAATCTTCCATACGGATGCGGTGCAGGCGTACGGGCTTGAGAAAATCGACGTGAACGAATTGCAAGTAGATTTGTTAAGTGTTTCCAGCCATAAAATCAACGGGCCAAAAGGAATCGGCTTTTTGTATCAGCGGGAAAAAACGCCGCTTGTTGCGACGTTTTACGGCGGTTCCCAAGAAAGAAAACGAAGAGCAGGAACGGAAAATGTACATGCGGCAATCGGCTTTGCAAAAGCAGTTGAAATTGCGCAAAGAGAAATGGAAAAAAGACGAGAAACCTATCTCCGTTTCCGGGAAATTTTCTTAGACGTTTTAAACAAGGAAGATATCGCTTATAAAGTCAACGGACATCAGGAATATTTTCTTAAACACATATTAAACATCAGCTTTCCTGGAATGGATGTGGAATCTTTCCTTGTGAATTTGGATATGAATGGCATCTGTGCATCCAGCGGTTCGGCTTGTACGGCAGGTTCCATCGATCCATCCCATGTGCTCGTTGCTATGTTTGGTAAAGGTGCACCAGAGCTTCGGAATTCCATTCGATTCAGTTTTGGGTTAGGATTAACAGAGGAAGATATCAAGGAAGCTGCAGAGCGTACGGCAAAAATTGTCAAAAGAATAACGAATAACTAG
- a CDS encoding replication-associated recombination protein A: MQNEPLAFRMRPRNLNEVIGQQHIIGKNTALYKMVQKGYVPSMLLYGEPGTGKTSIAYAIAGSTNLPFFPLNATIAGKKDVEQIVSEARLTGKVLLFLDEIHRFNKLQQDTLLPHVENGSIILIGATTENPFHDVNPAIRSRCGEIFQLKRLTPEEVVELLNRAIVDEERGLGKYAIEISDEQLKNIAIASNGDARKALTLLESVFYASEEIDGKVKVEDRIIEQLSKRIGVYGDKGGSHFYNLLSALQKSVRGSDVNASLYYLAHLLETGDLVAVCRRLLVMAYEDIGLANPHVGAHVYAATEAAKALGLPEARIPLANAVIEMCLSEKSNSAYKALDAAIEAIHEGKTGDIPMHLRDAHYAGAKTLGHVGYQYPHDFPIGTFGGWVNQQYLPDNLQDAEFYRPVIAGEEKRMATIYEKLKTLKNKNP; the protein is encoded by the coding sequence ATGCAAAACGAACCATTAGCCTTTCGAATGCGACCTAGGAATTTAAATGAAGTAATTGGACAACAGCATATTATCGGAAAAAACACCGCATTGTATAAAATGGTGCAAAAAGGTTATGTACCATCGATGTTATTATACGGCGAACCGGGAACAGGGAAAACATCCATTGCATATGCGATTGCAGGAAGCACAAATTTGCCTTTTTTTCCATTAAACGCAACAATTGCAGGAAAAAAGGATGTCGAACAAATTGTATCAGAAGCAAGGCTCACAGGAAAAGTCCTATTATTTTTAGATGAGATTCATCGATTTAATAAACTGCAACAAGATACATTATTACCCCATGTTGAAAACGGGTCAATTATTTTAATCGGCGCGACGACAGAAAATCCTTTCCATGACGTCAATCCGGCCATACGTTCCCGCTGCGGAGAAATTTTTCAATTAAAACGGCTCACTCCTGAGGAAGTAGTAGAACTATTAAATAGAGCCATAGTGGATGAAGAGCGAGGATTAGGAAAATATGCAATTGAAATTTCCGATGAGCAGTTAAAAAACATTGCCATCGCATCCAATGGCGATGCTCGAAAAGCCTTGACTTTATTGGAATCAGTTTTTTATGCTTCGGAAGAAATCGATGGAAAAGTGAAAGTGGAAGACCGCATTATTGAGCAGTTATCAAAACGGATTGGCGTTTATGGAGATAAAGGCGGCTCGCATTTTTACAATTTATTGTCAGCTCTGCAAAAATCCGTAAGAGGCAGCGATGTTAATGCCAGCTTATATTATTTGGCGCATCTTTTGGAAACAGGGGATTTGGTGGCCGTATGCAGAAGGCTGCTTGTAATGGCTTATGAAGACATCGGGCTGGCAAATCCTCATGTGGGCGCTCACGTATATGCGGCTACAGAAGCGGCAAAAGCGCTCGGTTTGCCTGAAGCAAGAATTCCCCTTGCCAATGCAGTCATTGAAATGTGCTTGTCTGAAAAATCCAATTCGGCCTATAAAGCGTTAGATGCGGCCATTGAGGCAATCCATGAAGGAAAAACTGGCGACATCCCAATGCATTTACGGGATGCCCATTATGCGGGGGCAAAAACTTTAGGCCACGTCGGTTATCAATATCCTCACGATTTTCCAATTGGCACTTTTGGCGGATGGGTGAATCAGCAATACTTGCCGGACAATCTCCAAGATGCGGAATTTTACCGTCCCGTGATAGCCGGTGAAGAAAAGCGGATGGCAACCATCTATGAAAAGTTGAAAACTCTGAAAAACAAAAATCCATAG
- the aspS gene encoding aspartate--tRNA ligase, whose protein sequence is MAQRTHYCGELREQHHGEQVVLKGWVQRRRDLGSLIFVDLRDRTGIVQVVFGDEAPEAREIADKIRNEYVVEIEGKVVLRDPSQVNPNIATGNIEVVASDIKIINASKTPPFAIEDYVDINEDVRLKYRYLDLRRPVMYNTFKLRSDVTRTIRNFLQNDGFLEVETPILTKSTPEGARDYLVPSRVHEGEFYALPQSPQLFKQLLMVAGFEKYFQIARCFRDEDLRADRQPEFTQVDIETSFMSMDEIIDMTERMLAAVMKEVKGIEVQTPFPRMTYQEAMDRFGSDKPDVRFGLELINLTDIVKDCNFKVFTSAVEKGGVVKAINVKGANDKFTRKDIDALTEFVAIYGAKGLAWIKVTEEGFTGPIAKFFEGQIVEDIKNATGAEPGDLLLFGADEASIVAASLGALRNKLGKELGLIDESQFAFLWVTDWPLLEWDEEEKRYTAAHHPFTRPFDEDIELMDTDPGKVRAQAYDIVLNGYELGGGSLRIYERDLQEKMFNLLGFTKEQAYEQFGFLLEAFEYGVPPHGGIAMGLDRLVMILAGRNNLRDTIAFPKTATASCLLTEAPSPVTPKQLKELHIKVDLPE, encoded by the coding sequence ATGGCTCAAAGAACACATTATTGCGGAGAGTTAAGAGAACAACATCATGGCGAGCAAGTGGTGCTAAAAGGATGGGTGCAACGCCGAAGAGATTTAGGAAGCCTTATTTTCGTTGACCTTCGCGACCGAACTGGCATCGTGCAAGTTGTATTTGGCGATGAAGCACCTGAAGCCCGAGAAATTGCAGATAAAATCAGAAACGAATATGTAGTGGAAATTGAAGGGAAAGTCGTACTTCGCGACCCTAGCCAAGTAAACCCTAATATTGCAACAGGTAACATCGAAGTTGTAGCGTCTGACATTAAAATCATTAACGCATCTAAAACACCTCCATTCGCTATTGAGGATTATGTAGATATCAACGAAGATGTACGTTTAAAATACCGCTATTTAGATTTGAGACGTCCTGTTATGTACAACACATTCAAATTGCGTTCGGATGTAACTCGTACAATCCGCAACTTCTTGCAAAATGACGGATTCTTGGAAGTGGAAACGCCAATCTTAACAAAATCCACTCCTGAAGGCGCACGCGACTATTTAGTTCCATCTCGCGTGCATGAAGGGGAGTTTTATGCCCTTCCACAATCACCGCAATTATTTAAACAATTATTGATGGTGGCTGGATTTGAAAAATATTTCCAAATCGCTCGTTGTTTCCGCGATGAAGACTTGCGTGCAGACCGCCAACCAGAATTTACACAAGTGGATATTGAAACATCTTTCATGTCCATGGACGAAATTATCGATATGACAGAACGCATGCTGGCTGCGGTTATGAAAGAAGTAAAAGGCATAGAAGTGCAAACGCCATTCCCACGCATGACTTACCAAGAAGCAATGGATCGTTTCGGTTCCGATAAGCCAGATGTTCGTTTCGGTTTGGAATTAATCAACTTAACAGACATTGTCAAAGACTGCAATTTTAAAGTATTTACAAGTGCTGTTGAAAAAGGCGGCGTTGTAAAAGCAATCAATGTTAAAGGGGCAAACGACAAGTTTACCCGCAAAGATATTGATGCGTTAACTGAATTTGTTGCCATTTACGGTGCCAAAGGATTAGCTTGGATTAAAGTGACGGAAGAAGGCTTTACTGGTCCTATCGCGAAATTCTTTGAAGGCCAAATTGTAGAAGATATCAAAAATGCAACTGGTGCTGAACCTGGCGACTTATTATTGTTCGGAGCAGATGAAGCTTCCATCGTTGCCGCTTCTCTTGGCGCATTGCGCAACAAACTTGGAAAAGAGTTAGGTTTAATCGACGAATCTCAATTTGCCTTCCTTTGGGTGACAGATTGGCCATTGCTTGAATGGGATGAAGAAGAAAAACGCTATACAGCGGCTCACCATCCATTCACTCGTCCATTTGATGAAGATATCGAATTAATGGATACAGATCCTGGTAAAGTCCGCGCCCAAGCTTATGACATCGTGTTGAACGGATATGAACTGGGCGGAGGTTCATTGCGGATTTACGAAAGAGACTTGCAAGAAAAAATGTTTAATCTTTTAGGATTTACGAAAGAACAAGCTTATGAACAATTCGGCTTCTTATTAGAAGCGTTCGAATACGGCGTGCCACCACATGGCGGAATTGCGATGGGTCTTGACCGTTTAGTGATGATTTTAGCAGGCCGCAACAACTTAAGAGATACAATTGCCTTCCCGAAAACAGCGACTGCAAGCTGCTTGTTGACGGAAGCGCCAAGCCCTGTGACACCAAAACAATTAAAAGAATTGCATATCAAAGTGGATCTTCCAGAATAA
- a CDS encoding tRNA threonylcarbamoyladenosine dehydratase, whose product MLHQFSRNELAIGKEGLEKLKNTTVAILGIGGVGSFAAEACARSGIGRIILVDKDVVDITNINRQLVAYLSTIGRPKAEVMKERIKDINPECEVIHLHMFYTEETYEKFFEYDIDYVIDASDTISYKIHLMKECLKRNIPIISSMGAANKMDPTRFRIADISKTHTCPMAKVIRTKLRKEGIKKGITVVFSDESPIVVRPDVVEEVGNPNAEIRKAKMPPSSNAYCPSVCGLICASWVINSVLKDIPIQRVKH is encoded by the coding sequence ATGTTACATCAATTTTCAAGAAATGAGTTAGCTATAGGTAAAGAAGGTTTGGAAAAATTAAAAAATACTACAGTAGCCATTTTGGGAATTGGCGGGGTCGGTTCCTTTGCGGCTGAGGCTTGTGCGCGCAGCGGCATTGGACGCATCATTTTAGTAGATAAAGATGTAGTGGATATTACGAATATTAATCGCCAGTTAGTGGCATATTTATCCACTATCGGCCGTCCTAAAGCAGAAGTGATGAAAGAGCGGATTAAAGATATCAATCCGGAATGTGAAGTCATTCATTTGCACATGTTTTACACAGAAGAAACCTATGAAAAATTTTTCGAATACGATATTGATTATGTGATTGATGCATCGGACACAATCAGCTACAAAATTCATTTAATGAAAGAGTGTTTAAAACGGAATATCCCTATTATATCCAGCATGGGTGCTGCCAATAAAATGGATCCGACAAGATTCCGCATTGCAGATATTTCCAAAACCCATACTTGTCCAATGGCTAAAGTGATTCGTACAAAATTGCGAAAAGAGGGCATTAAAAAAGGCATTACCGTTGTCTTTTCCGATGAGTCGCCGATTGTAGTAAGACCGGATGTGGTGGAAGAAGTAGGAAATCCTAATGCGGAGATTCGAAAAGCTAAAATGCCGCCTTCATCTAATGCTTATTGCCCATCTGTTTGTGGTCTCATTTGTGCAAGCTGGGTTATTAATTCAGTGTTAAAAGATATTCCTATTCAACGTGTAAAGCACTAA
- a CDS encoding tetratricopeptide repeat protein gives MNYNEEGIKALQEKRYEDAVKAFTEAIEQNPDNPIGYINFGNVLAAMNEVERAERFFQKAITLDEKAATAYYGLANLYYNAERFLEAAKLYQKSIEYGIEGADSYYMLGKCFEKENQVKLALPYMQRAAELAPDDLQIRLSYGIILCKLEMFDLAKKELEFVLEKDEKNADAHYNLGVLYALSTDDTEKTLYHLKQAFTIQPEHDQARYIYDMVNMRVKNNDAFN, from the coding sequence ATGAATTATAATGAAGAAGGAATCAAAGCGCTGCAAGAAAAACGCTATGAAGATGCCGTAAAAGCTTTTACGGAAGCCATCGAACAAAATCCTGATAATCCGATAGGCTACATTAACTTTGGCAACGTGCTTGCGGCAATGAATGAAGTAGAGCGGGCAGAACGATTTTTCCAAAAAGCCATTACCCTTGATGAAAAAGCAGCAACAGCTTATTATGGGCTTGCAAATTTGTATTATAATGCCGAGCGTTTTTTAGAGGCTGCCAAACTGTATCAAAAGTCAATTGAGTATGGCATTGAAGGAGCCGATAGCTACTATATGCTAGGCAAATGCTTTGAAAAGGAAAACCAAGTGAAATTAGCTTTGCCATACATGCAGCGGGCGGCTGAACTAGCGCCTGATGATTTGCAAATCCGTTTAAGCTACGGCATTATTTTATGCAAGCTTGAAATGTTTGATTTGGCAAAGAAAGAATTGGAATTTGTTTTAGAAAAAGATGAAAAGAATGCAGATGCCCATTATAATTTAGGGGTGCTTTACGCCCTTTCGACCGATGATACAGAAAAAACCCTTTATCATTTAAAGCAGGCTTTCACCATCCAGCCGGAACATGACCAGGCAAGATATATTTACGACATGGTAAACATGAGAGTAAAAAATAATGATGCCTTCAATTAA